A region of the Bacteroidales bacterium genome:
AAACTGCACCGCCTCCAGCCTGTTCAACAATAGCTGTTCATCAGGCAAAGTGCTGTTTACATTATATTCCCGGCCATTAATAATCTCTTTTTTTGAACCTTCCTTTTGAATTGGCTTCCCGGATTTATCTCTCTTCACATAATAGGTTGTGTGCAGCGCAGCAAAATTTTGCAATTCAGCACATTTAGCGGTTTCATTAACCTCCAGCATATCACCATTAATTACAAAATATGAACTCCCGCTTTCTTTCACCCCTTTCAAATAATAATCTCTGTCTTCTTTTTCTGACATAGAATTAAAAGTCTCAACCCGTTTCCTCGCTTCACTAAGATTATTCAGGACGGTTCTTTCAAATTCAGCTTCAGTGGTGTGATTGAAATATTCCGAAGGAGAAAATATCAGCTTGGCCCAATTCTTATACTTTGTATCCCGAATCCTGCCGATAATTTGCGGGATCGTGGTCATAACATCATATTTTGTGTTGCCCTTCTTGCCATCCGATATAATGTAGGTTACTCCTTCTGTATCGAAAATATCGCAACCCTCAAATGCTGTTGATGTTATATAGTTCAATTTCTTCGGGAAATCAGAAGTACTGCTTATCGCAAATCTGCCGCCCAAAGCTTCGTTAATTTTTACAAGGTTGCGATCTTGATTGGAACAAATTATCCGAACATCATTTTCAGTCACACCAGTTTTCTGTAAGTAACTGACAATGTCAATTATAGACCGGACTGAATTCAGAAAGAAATAAGCGTTCCCTGGGTAATCACCCTGAATATAATGATTTGCGATTTTCGCTACTGCGGGATAAAGATGCTTGTCTTCCAGGATCGTATAATCAATTGTTACTGGCGTTACATTTTCCCAACTCATAGTTATCTCCGGAATCTCCTGTAAAACCTTGGGCAAGTACTTCCTTTGAACAGGCGTTGCTGTCATAAAAACATAATCCCCGAATTCTCTAAAGAGCTTCAACACTTCATTAACGGCATCATACCTGAATGAACCGCTATTGACGAGCAAATGGTATTCATCAATCAGAATTTTATAATCTTTAATTTTTTCACCTAATCCTTGGACTACTTTATGAAGCGAATTATATGTGACAATTATTTTTGATCCGGAAAATTTTTCAATCTCATAGATTCCAGCTTCATCTGCATATACCGCCAAAACTTCCAAGCCTCGCTCATTACACCACTCTAACTTATTTTTAATTAGGGAAACATAGGGAACACATAACACGTAAGGTTTGTCATTGCTCAATGCAACCGATGTTCCACCACAACCAGTAAGGATTTTGTTAAACCTGCATTTCGAGGGCAAATCCGTAAACCCATCAATTTCGCCAAGATAATTGGCGTCTCCTGCATAAATGATTTCTTCCTTTTTGTTCATTGACTATTTAGTAATTTTATTAGTTAATAATTGCTTTCTAGTTTGTGAATAATAATT
Encoded here:
- a CDS encoding DEAD/DEAH box helicase family protein, with translation MSNDKPYVLCVPYVSLIKNKLEWCNERGLEVLAVYADEAGIYEIEKFSGSKIIVTYNSLHKVVQGLGEKIKDYKILIDEYHLLVNSGSFRYDAVNEVLKLFREFGDYVFMTATPVQRKYLPKVLQEIPEITMSWENVTPVTIDYTILEDKHLYPAVAKIANHYIQGDYPGNAYFFLNSVRSIIDIVSYLQKTGVTENDVRIICSNQDRNLVKINEALGGRFAISSTSDFPKKLNYITSTAFEGCDIFDTEGVTYIISDGKKGNTKYDVMTTIPQIIGRIRDTKYKNWAKLIFSPSEYFNHTTEAEFERTVLNNLSEARKRVETFNSMSEKEDRDYYLKGVKESGSSYFVINGDMLEVNETAKCAELQNFAALHTTYYVKRDKSGKPIQKEGSKKEIINGREYNVNSTLPDEQLLLNRLEAVQFGIERKNFHELVDLYFEKFVNVNFLPDSECKDKVLIDELYPLIPEAMLKLGYDRIRALKYNQRAIRAEILKATSLANPVKVRKLLNKQIYRTDRRITYDQIKSDLQEVYDDLGIRRTAKATDIKSVFDVKECKIKRNGSYLHAYKIIAIK